atttataacatatatagaaGTAAGATGTGTAGCTAGATAGCACAGCGTTCAGATGGGGGAAATGGAAGGACAGGATGGCAAAGTTCTCAGCCCAAGTGAAGTGGCATAGTCACTGGAATGTGGGCTGTGATACGTTAAAGGTGTATCTGTAAAGGGTAAAGAAATTATAATAGCTGAAGTTATAGCTAATAagccagcaaagaaaaaaatcatacagaaTTCTCCACAAatccaaaagaaggaagaaaaagaggaaaaggaaacaggaacAATTGGGACGCATAGAAAGTGCACAGCAAGATGGTAGATCCGAACCCAAGCATGTCACTAATCACATGAAGCGCAATGATCTAAAATGGTGATAATGCCTGTCACGTGTTGAATTGTGAcacctagaaagaaagaaagaaagaaagaaagaaagaaagaaagaaagaaagaaaagaaatatatcgAAGTCCTAACCTGCAGTGCTTCAGAATGTGATGTTATTTGGGAATAAggtcactgcagatgtaattagttaagaggaGGCCATCACTGGAGTAGGCTGGACCTTTAATTCAACAGGTGATTTACAAGGAGAAACACACAAAAGACAGAAGAGCATCCTGAGAAGACACAGATGCGGGAGAAGACAGAGGCAGGTCAGCCAAGGGGCACAGGAGACTGCTGgtgccaccagaagctggaggaggggcctaGGACAGCCTCTCCGTCAGAGACCCCAGGAGGAGtgaaccctgctgacaccttgatttcagacttgtgTCTCCAGCACTGCGGGAAAAGAAAGTGCTGTCATTCTAACTAcccagcagccctaggaaatcaGTGCCCGTTGGCTTCTTTTCACAATGAATGATATCACAAGTGATGAATGAGCTAAAGAGAGAACTGTTTAGTTTTcaagaagaatttagaaaaaatatttccaatctAGGACTTGCTGGgttgaaaagtaaaacattttttcattccCAGTCTCTCCAGCTTGCAAAAGCTACTCAGagtaagaaacagactctgagcaCAGACCAAATCCAGAGCGCCACTGTGGAGACGTGTTCTCAGTGTGAAGATTGAAAGTGTGGGGCCGTaagagggctcctgggtggctcggttggtcgggcatccaactcttgattccagctccgGTCACGTctcagggtctcagggtcgtgagatccagccctgccttgggctccacactgagtggggagtctgcttgtccctctccctctgctccttcccctcccccattctcaaataaataaacaaacaaataataaaatcttaaaaaaaaaaagtggggccaTAAGACTTCTcattcaggggctcctgggtggctcagtcgttaagcgtccgccttcagcccagggcgtgatcccacggtcctgggatcgagccccgcattaggctccttgcactgctgcgagcctgcttctccctctcccactccccctgcttctgttccctctctcgctgtctctctctgtcaaataaataaataaaatcttaaaaaaaaaaaaaaagacttctcatTCAGACTCCTAAGAGATGTAAAGcagtatctctcttttttttttttaaataaaggttttactgggtgaggggcagagggagaagcaggtccccgctgagcagggagcccaacgtggggctcaatcccaggaccctgagatcctgacctgagctgaaggcagacgctgcaccaactgagccccccaggtgcccctgtaaagcAGTGTCTTGTAGATCCTCTCTGCTAGACAAAAGGGCTTCTAGGAATCTCAAGGACAGGGTCAGCAATATTCTGACTTGCAATACAAGGAGAATGAGGTCTGCCTTGAAGAGAGCTCTTGGTATAAATCTTGTTCAATGTAGTGTGTTATAATTTGATACATAGAAAACCTacatagttttttaaaacttaaattaattaaattaaattaatacataaattacataaattaatacataaattaaattaatacgtgtattattagtttcggagatagagttcagtgattcaccagtcttatgTAGCTACCCAGCACTCGTTacgtcacgtgccctccttaatgtccatcacccagttaccccatccccccatcctaaATCCTACATAGTTTTTAAAGGAATCATACTATCTTGGATTACAAGAGACAGAGATTGTTCAAAATGTAAAAGGACCTTTAGGCTTCAAAATTTCTGTTTGCAGAAAGCATGCTGGTCAAGAACATGGGGCCTTTCCTATGGACAAGGAAGGATGGCTCAGGACAGAGCCAAGAAGCTAGAGAGCAGAGTCCAGAGCCTCTGAGAACAACCACCTGGGGGCTAGCACCAGCAGGCACAAGAGGACCCTAATCAAGGCAGGTTCCCAACGACAGCAGACTGAGCACCATACATGCTCAACTGCAGTTCCGGATCTCCACTGACCATAATTGCTACACAATTTCCaccccttcctttttaaaacttttatttaattttaatttttttaaagattttatttatgtatttgagagagagagagagagcacacaagtgggggtcagaggcagagggaaaagcaggctccccgctgagcagggagtccgacgtggactcgatcccaggaccctgagatcatgacccgagccaaactcagatgcttaaccaacggagccacccaggcgccccccaccctttgcttttattaaataaacgttttaatttagaataaatttagaTTAACCGAAAAGTTGCAGATATAATACAGAAACGTCCTGTATGCTCTTCCCTCATCTTCCCTTAATGTCAATACCTTAGATCTCTACGGAACATCTGTCGCACCCAAGAAGCCAACGCGGGTACGTTACTATGAACTTAACTCCAGGCTTTAATTGgagttcacttttttttaactgacattttctttgtttctgcaaCCAATTCAAGggaccacattgcatttagtctTCTTAGTCTCCTGTGGTCTGACaatttgtctttccttctttttcatgaccttgacagttttgaggagtactggtcacttttgtagaatgtccttcaacTGAGGTTTGTCTGATGTTCTCTTGTGATTAGCCTGGAATtctgggtttggggaggagaCCTCAGAGGTGATgtggtcttctctctctctctttctctcttttttaagattttatttattcctttgagagagagagcgcaagcagggggagaggcagagggagagggacaggcaggctccccgctgaacggggagcctgacatggggctccatcccaggacctggagatcatgacctgagccaaaggcagacgctcaactatctgagccacccaggcgccccccgatgTGGTCTTCTCATCGCATCACAGCAGAGGGACGTGATGTCAACAGGACTTATCCCTGGTGGTGTTGAGCTTGATAACTCGCTGAAGGTGGCGTCTGCCAGGTTTTCTTACTGTAAAGTTGCTATTTTTCCTTTCCGATACTCTATTCTTTGGATGCAAGTCACTaaatccagcccacactcaaggctTCCCCCATATTTTAATTCAAGTGTCTATTGAAGATATTCTGTCCCTGTCTCAATAATGTACATTGGATGTGTAGGGAAAGagaacctgattttttttttttaattcatgggTCTCCTCACTGAGGACCCACACAGCTGGTTGCTCCCAAGGAAGGATACCCGAGCAACCTCATTTGCACCTGGACCTAACTTAGAAGCAAGATCCTGGACTTGAGGTCTGAGCTGGGCACTGTGATGAGATATTGGCAGTCTTGGGAGAAGCCAGAGGGTGGACTGTGGTGGATTGCCCACATTCATGACCCCCTATCAAGCTCCTGGTTTTCATGTACTTGGTAGACCTTCCCACACTAACtctgggcttggccatgtgacttgcttggCCACTGAGACATCAGCATGAGTGATGCATGCAGAGCCTTAATGAGATTGTGGCCCACTGGTGCTAGTCTTCTTGGAAACCAGTAACAAAATAGTCTCCTGAAAGATGAGACACCACTTGAAAAGAGGCCCTGGAGGATGGCGGTTAACTTGGACATCTGGccccagctgagctcccagctgaCACAGCCACATGAGCAACACCAGCTACATGTGTGGACAGGAACCACCGAGCTGAGCCCAGCCAGCCCACAAAACAATGAGTAAGTATTTGCTGTTGTAAGCCCTTAAGGTTAGGGTGGTTGGTTATGTATCAATAGAGAACTGAAGCTCCTTGCTCTTTGCCCCTCAactcctgtgctcactctctgccTTCCCAGCTCAGGTCCCATAGTCCAAAATTATAATCAATTCCCCACACTCTTATAATATCGTCCTTACTAATTCCCAATCCTTGTTAGACCAAACTATCTTCCTACTCCATACCTTCATCCAAGCAGCAAAACTTTGctagacaaaaaaataaaaccacattcactcattctttaaatttagaacacatggggtgtctgggtggctcagttggttaagtgtctgcctctggctcaggtcatgatcccagggtcctgggatggagcgctGAGTTAGGCttactgctcagcagggaatctgtttctccctctccctctgtcgctccccctgcttgtgctctctctctctgtcaagtaaataaataaaatcttaaaaaaaaattttttttaaatttacaacgCACATCTAAAAGTGGGCTCTGCACACAAGCAGAAAATCTTACTATGCTTTCTTTATCCAGTTAGTCTTCCATTCTCTGGGAAGACTGTTTCAcaccttgcctttttttttttttccttgaagctTCCGAATCTCCACCCACCCAACCACCCTTTGAAgctaacaatctttttttttttttttttttttttttttagaatagggGCTTTGGCTACACGTGTTAGAAAACTCCAAATAACAGTAGCTTAAACCACAgaagtttttctcttttgcaaagtGTTGGAGATAGGCCATCCAGAGTTGGCAGGGCAGCTGCAGTCTTCAGGCTTCATAATTCTATCTTGTTACTGTGCTATCCTCAACCTATGCATTCTACCTTATGACCCAAAATGGTTGCTTGAGCTCCAGTCATTGTGGGTGCGTTCTaggccagagagaaaaaaaggaactggAAAAGACAGGCAAACCCCTCCCTTTAAGGACATGTTTGGAAATTATACATACCGATTCTTCTATCACATTGGCCAGGAATTAGTCTCAAGACCACGTATATTTATCTGTAAAGAGGCTGGGCAATGCAGTCTTTATTCTGTGGGACCAAATGCCTAGTTAAACATGGGGGGGGGTTCTCTTTATGGAACCAGTGGAGGATGGGCAAAGAGACCCTGCTTGCAGTCACAGTGTGTTCCCaatcctctcctcctctgcccagccAAGAAATTTGTTCCTGCATCATATCCTTTACAGGTCCCAACCCTTGCCCAGACACCCTCTCCAGAGCTCCCCATGACCCCCAGCTCCTTATCAGCTCAGATGGTGCATCCTTGGAAAGGTCTTCCCTGATCCCCTTAGCTAGGGGGACaccatccccctcccccgccacttCGGCAGTATACGAGTTAGCTCTTCAGTGTTTGTCCCTCTTAAGATTGTCACTTCCAGGAGGGCAGGAACTTTGCCTTCCTAGAAGAAACTGAGTCCCAAGCCTGTAGCACCAACAGGTCTGAGCCTCCCAGAGCCCAAGGGACTGGGGTGCCTTTCTAACCCATTCAAAGCTGATGGCACCCTGGGTCTAGCTCAGTCAAAAGCCACTCACCCGGCTAGCCTAGCCCCGTGGCCTACACCTCTCACTGCTCACCTTCCCCCATAACATTGTCCCTTAACCTGTCCCAAGCCCATCACTGCTGGGCTCTGCCTACCCTCTCCAGCCCATCCCCTGATGAAAGCAGGGCACTCTCACTCTGGGGATAACTTGGACCCTATCTTCTGAGAGGCAAGAAGAGCCTGCACTTGTGCCATGAGTAATAATTGCTCCCTGGGACTGCCTAAAGCGATTCCAGCAGTTCCCAGATCCTGCTCAAGACAGGCAGGGATGTTCGTGCACCCACTGGGTTTGGCCAGCCTTGGGATCAGGAGTGGATCAGAGGGTGACTCTGAGCCACGGTTCCAGGCAGGACCAGACTCACGGCATGAGACCCTGGCAGTCACGCAGGACCCCAAGCTCAGAAGAGCCCAtactgggttttgttgttgttgtttgttttttttaagtaaactctacccccaatgtggggctcaaactcacaatcccaagatcaagagtcacatgcgctactgactgagcctgccaggcgcccccatactggATTTAATGTAGTGCCTCCTtctggaaattcttttttaaaaagattttatttctttatttgagagacagcgcaCGCACCTGCgaacacaggagcagggggagaggcagagggagagggggaaggagactTCCTGCCCAGCAAGGATCCTGATGTTTGGCTAGATCCCGATCGCGGGTtactgacctgagccaaaggcagacgcttcaccgactgagccacccaggcgcccccttctggAAATTCTTCATAACTTTCTAACAGGAGGCTCTGCATTTCGATTTACTTGGGGCCCCGCAAATTATGCAGCTGGTTCGGTTCCAGGGACACTCACTGACACAACGCCCAAAGACCTGGGTCACCACATGGTCCTGAGGGAAAATGCTGACCAGGAGAGCCACGTGGACAGTGCCAGTTGCCACTCCTCTTGAGTCCCCAGTGGCCCGCTGccctctctgctcccacagcGGCTCCCAGTACCCAGATAGTGGGAACACCCACTGGACAAGGGAATATGGGACTGGTGTTCCAGAAGGCCTTGAACCCTGGCCTAGGGCTCTGCAGCTTACTCCCTGGGAAAGTTGCAGCAGCGACTCTGGGGACAGTCTAGTCCAAGGTGTACCCCCAGGCACAAGGCTGGACCTGCGGCTGTGCCCCACCCCACTGCCGCCTGGACTAGGACTGACTCGGACTGACCAGATTCTGACTGCTAGATGCGGCTCGTTGGTCCTCACTTCTGAGGCCAGCCAGGACCAGGTAAGTGCTGCTGACCCAGACAGGCAACGTGTCCCACACCTGCCAGTGATGGGTCCAAACACCTGGAGGGGCTGCTGCTCATGACTCACCCTGCTCCTATCCCCACCCCCAATCTTCCAACCCAACTCCAAGATCTGCTCCCTGACAGGCTCCCTGAGGCCCTGGGAGGTGTGCCCTGGAGCGGGTGCCCACAGGAAACACTTGCCTGGAAGCAAGAGACGGCTTTATTGAGAGGGAGAGTACCGGTGGGGTGAAGGCAAGAGACCGTCGGGGAAGGGAGAATGcagtcctggggtgggggcgggggggggggggctgcgccCTGTAGCGTCACACGTCCAGGTCCGACTGGGAGGTCCGCTTGTCGTAAGTGCCCGTCTTGCGCTGCACGATGCCGGGGCTGAAGGTGGCCCCCAGAGGCCAGTGGCGGACCACGTGCCGGTATGACGTGGCCAGGCAGTCAAAGTAGTTAATGTTGAGCTTCCGGGCAATGTGACGGCCCAGGTATTCCATCTGCTGTGGGAACAGGTGGCGGTCAGGAGAAGGCCTGTCAGTTCCGGCGCCCTCCCCACCAGCTGCCAGCGTTAAGGCCTGGGCTGCGGACCGCGTGGTGTTCACGCTCTGCCGGAGCGGTGGCCCCATCCTAAGCCCCCGAGCAGTGGTAGGCCTCCTGTAGAACGGAGCGGGGGAGTGGAGCGTGTCTGGGGCCCCAGGGTGGACTGGAGCGGGACCCACCTCATAGCGCTCCGACAGCTGCACCAGCACCAGCGGCTCTAGCTGGTGGCCGCAGAGGACCAACTGGAAGAAGCACCTTCCATAGGCTGGAGAGGGGCAAGCAGCTCAGCCTGGGGActcgggggcggggaggggctggctctggggaccagggcgggggggggtgcagaCGGCTGGcttgcccgccccccaccccgccacgtTTCCGAGCTGCTTCCTTGCACACCCTCCCCTGTCCGCGCGCGTCACCGTCAGAGCTGAGCGCCAGGCGCACGTAGACCAGGTGCATAGGGCCCTGACACACGGTGCGGCCCTGGATGGAGAAGTGGTAGGTGCCCCGCATGTGGTTCAGCACCAGGCGCCGCCGCGGCAGAGACGAAATCATGAGCCACAGGCCGACGCCCACGCCGCACGCGGGGAAGCCCCACGTTTCCTGGTTCAGCACCTGCAGGAGCCCCGGGGACCTGAGCGGCCagggggcgtgggggtggggcaccGAGAGGGGGTCCCCCCCAGGAGGCGGGCCATGGGGGCGGGCCCCGGAGCTCAGACCTGGCTCACAAGGCCGAAGCTGACGAGAAAGAGGCAGACGACGAAGAGCAGCGCCCCCTTCCACAGCGTGTCCAGGTAGTACTCGAGCACGAAGACTGCGGGCAGCGCGGCGGCGGCGCGTGAGGACCACCCTGCTCGCAGTCGCGGGTGGCACGGCCAGCTCTCCGGCCGGCGGCTGCACGCGGCGCTGGGGCACCGACCGCAGCCCGCCTGCAGTTTCGGGGCCCGCCCCGGGCTTGACCCGCCCCCACTCAAATCCGATCCCAGGTCCAGGCCCCTGCCCGTCGCAAGCAGGATTTCACCCCGCCGGGCTTCAGACAGtgggcccccgccccgcccccgccgcgtTCTGGTTCCGGCTCCGCGCGCACCGTTGGGCTGCTGTTGGGTGAACGGGTAGAAGCTGTTGTCCTTAAGGCGCTTAGCCAGGTGGCGCTCGGTGCAGAAGAGTCCCAGGGCCCAGAGCTGAAAGCGCTTGCCACCGGAGGTCGTGGGCAGGCCGCTAATGCGGCCCTTGGGGGCCTGGGTTAGGCACAGAGGGTCAGCTGGGCGGCTGGTAGGTTGCCACCGCCCAAGGCTTACAGTCGCACTAATACCTGGGAGAAGAAAGCCTCCAGGGCTGCGGTCCAGGAAGGAGCCGCTTTCAGACAAAAGGCAGAGGAGCGACACCAGGTGGTGGTCCAGGCTGGGCGAGGCCTGGGTTCTAGAAGTTCTGGGCATCGGGTTCTAGAAGGGGCTGTTGTGTTGACTACCCCTTCTGCGGGGAGTCCCCAGGCCTAGCCCTGAAGGGAGCACACACTTCCCCGCGAGTCCCCACACCACCAGAGGCCCCCTGCACAGCCTGGCTCACAGTCCTCAACAGAAAGGAGGGTGGCGAGGCATCCCAGGCCTAAGCTGGAGAGAACTCTGCAGGCAGACACCCTACACTGAACCCCATGGCTGAGCAGGCCTCCCCTGCTCCATCGCCACTTTTCCCCCTGTAGAGCTTCAAACACAACCACAGATAGCTCACCTCAGTGTCCCTAAGGTTAGGACACACTCACTCAGTCCAGGATTCCAGCCCAGCAGTGAGTGAGCAAGGCATGACCACAGGCAGCCTCAGGAACGCTGGgaggccacccccaccccacaggctCTCCACCAGTTCTAGCCTTGAGTGGTTCCCTCTGGTACAACACCTGTCCTCTCATCCCACCTGAAGGACCACACAGAGttcctaaaaatgttttattgtaacAAAATGCTCAAACAGTCAAAACACGAGAAGGGTGGAGGGCACCGCCGGCTCCCTGAGGATCAGGGGTCTGGGGCGGCCtagctggaggaggggaggctggtgaGCAGCTGCTCCAAGCACCACTGGACTTCCTCCTGGCCTCGGTAGGCCCGCTTCAGGCCCCGAGGAAGGCAGCGGCAGGACTCCAGGTTGAGGTAGAGCAGGCCTGGGCAGCTGCTGATCACAGAGCTGGAGGGGCACAGCAGGCCATGGGGACTCGGGCCACTGGCTCCCAGAAGACCCCGGCCCCGGCAGGGCCAGGCCAGCATAAGGAGCCCTCTCTGCCCAGGCACCACAATTGGCTCTGCCACCCACAGCCACCGAGGCCCAAGCCCAGCACCCATGGTGTCCCTAAGGGGCATCCTAAGTAGGGGCTTGGCCAGTATGTGCTCCCCTTTTGGACCCCCGAAGGCTGCAAGCCAGGCTTGTCGGGGAGGCAAGCTGTACTGACTCCAAGGGACTGGGGAAGGGGATGCTGACCTGACTGTGCTTGGTGGGACCCGGGTGCCCCTGAGGTTGACAGAGCACAAGGCTGGGGGTGAGCCCCCAGGGGTGGCTGAGAAGGCAGCTAAGGCCTGCTCCAAGTCCTTCTCGCTGAAGCCCTGTCCGCTCAAGTCCAGCTCCCGCAGAGTGTGGCGCCACTTCTGGGTCAACAGGTGGCTGCCCTCTTTGGCTAGAGTCAGCCGGTCCGACGTCCCGTAAAGGCCCAGATGAAGCTGCTCTAGCTCTGGGGGTGGAGAGTGGTCATGAGCCGTGGGGCGGGCAGGGGGTAGCCACATCCCCCCCACGCAGCCACCACCCAGAGAAAGCTGACCCTGACATGGCAGATCACGCAGGCCAGCAGGGGTGACGCGGGCACAGCCACGGAGATCCAGCAGGCGCAGATTAGGGGAGCCGTGGAGCAGGCGGCCCAGGGCCTCGTTGCTTACAAAGTTGCAGGTGGAGCCAGCGAGGCAGAGCTCCTCAAGGCTGGGGAAGCCTGGGCCAGGAGTCACCACTCGCCCGCAAGGTTTGGGCAGCCACATCAGGTTCAGCAGCCGCAGCACCTGGAGCAAGGCCCAGGCTGcagatggtgggggggggtggcaggtgggagggtggggtggcaggTACCTGCAGCTGGGGGCAGCCCTTCTGCAGGGCCTCCACAGGCAGCTGGAGAGGAGTGCTGTTGCGGCTGATGCCGGTGCTCACCTCCAGGACCTGGAGCCGGGGGCAACAGCCACCCTGCAGAggtggaagagaacacaggctcAGTGGCCTGGCAGTCCCTGGCTCAGCATCTGGCTCTGCTCCTGCCCGTCACCAACCTACCAGCAGTGCACCCAAGATGGCGGTTGTCTGGGAACTGTAGGTCAGCCACAACTTGCGCATTCGCGGTCCTGCCTCCTCCAAGAAGTTCACCACAGCTGTGGACTCCACCTGGGAACCCAGCACATGGGCG
This genomic window from Ursus arctos isolate Adak ecotype North America unplaced genomic scaffold, UrsArc2.0 scaffold_6, whole genome shotgun sequence contains:
- the FBXL6 gene encoding F-box/LRR-repeat protein 6 isoform X2 — encoded protein: MAPGAARRARRRVRGAQLAGARARSAEDWWWDRLAPSGSGYHLLQSDSMLLVLPGPGPARTRVQRRAARRTQRLLSPASRAKAAKARPRTAPAPEPQQGPDSGWGDRIPLEILLQIFGLLVAADGPMPFLARAARVCRRWHEAASQPALWRTVTLSPPLAGRLAKSGAKAEKKLLASLEWLMPSRFSQLQRLTLIHWKSQVHPVLKVESTAVVNFLEEAGPRMRKLWLTYSSQTTAILGALLGGCCPRLQVLEVSTGISRNSTPLQLPVEALQKGCPQLQVLRLLNLMWLPKPCGRVVTPGPGFPSLEELCLAGSTCNFVSNEALGRLLHGSPNLRLLDLRGCARVTPAGLRDLPCQELEQLHLGLYGTSDRLTLAKEGSHLLTQKWRHTLRELDLSGQGFSEKDLEQALAAFSATPGGSPPALCSVNLRGTRVPPSTVSSVISSCPGLLYLNLESCRCLPRGLKRAYRGQEEVQWCLEQLLTSLPSSS
- the FBXL6 gene encoding F-box/LRR-repeat protein 6 isoform X1, giving the protein MAPGAARRARRRVRGAQLAGARARSAEDWWWDRLAPSGSGYHLLQSDSMLLVLPGPGPARTRVQRRAARRTQRLLSPASRAKAAKARPRTAPAPEPQQGPDSGWGDRIPLEILLQIFGLLVAADGPMPFLARAARVCRRWHEAASQPALWRTVTLSPPLAGRLAKSGAKAEKKLLASLEWLMPSRFSQLQRLTLIHWKSQVHPVLKLVGESCPRLTFLKLSDCHGVSPDTLVMLAKACPELHSLDIQHSLVESTAVVNFLEEAGPRMRKLWLTYSSQTTAILGALLGGCCPRLQVLEVSTGISRNSTPLQLPVEALQKGCPQLQVLRLLNLMWLPKPCGRVVTPGPGFPSLEELCLAGSTCNFVSNEALGRLLHGSPNLRLLDLRGCARVTPAGLRDLPCQELEQLHLGLYGTSDRLTLAKEGSHLLTQKWRHTLRELDLSGQGFSEKDLEQALAAFSATPGGSPPALCSVNLRGTRVPPSTVSSVISSCPGLLYLNLESCRCLPRGLKRAYRGQEEVQWCLEQLLTSLPSSS
- the TMEM249 gene encoding cation channel sperm-associated auxiliary subunit TMEM249, with the protein product MPRTSRTQASPSLDHHLVSLLCLLSESGSFLDRSPGGFLLPGISATAPKGRISGLPTTSGGKRFQLWALGLFCTERHLAKRLKDNSFYPFTQQQPNVFVLEYYLDTLWKGALLFVVCLFLVSFGLVSQVLNQETWGFPACGVGVGLWLMISSLPRRRLVLNHMRGTYHFSIQGRTVCQGPMHLVYVRLALSSDAYGRCFFQLVLCGHQLEPLVLVQLSERYEQMEYLGRHIARKLNINYFDCLATSYRHVVRHWPLGATFSPGIVQRKTGTYDKRTSQSDLDV